One genomic window of Caenorhabditis elegans chromosome I includes the following:
- the ent-6 gene encoding Equilibrative nucleoside transporter 3 (Confirmed by transcript evidence), translating to MSVKIFVAFTIVSISSMFPNNAFMNAHEYFYYKLRNVTNDEDPVNTTDTWFIKRQIRDDVPTELQANFEAYLTVYGSIACVLGSILNVFATKSLSNSTRMIWGHILVVVVFIPTIALTFWNFDDDQTFFFNLSMILISIACFGSLGLMAGGVLGLSALFPSQYTQAVMVGQSFAGVLAALMSILCQAVTSDVILNGQMYFGFSLIMCFISLATYYYLTTLTPPMITDDGSEGLIENEEEVSIEAQANHFPPIDSDNSGQTEEHQLPKWTMYTDIIRKSAIDLTTISVVLIVTLAAYPGLTSLVHSTSRNHTWNSYFSAVASFLLYNVGDLIGRSSANSLRLSPKYLLIISFLRFALIPMIAMCNVAPRAHTHALIPYDGVFVLLVILLSTSHGFCITNATIGATTSIDKDSRELAGSIIALFGVTAAMFGGVLGVLIIKLV from the exons atgtCTGTCAAAATCTTCGTCGCTTTCACAATTGTATCGATCAGCTCAATGTTTCCGAATAATGCGTTTATGAATGCACATGAG tatTTCTACTATAAGCTGCGAAATGTCACCAACGACGAGGACCCGGTCAATACGACGGACACATGGTTTATCAAACGACAAA tCCGTGACGATGTTCCAACAGAGCTTCAAGCTAACTTCGAAGCGTATCTCACTGTTTATGGGAGTATAGCATGTGTTCTCGGATCTATTCTGAACGTTTTTGCAACGAAAAG cctgTCAAACAGTACCCGTATGATTTGGGGACACATTCTTGTCGTCGTCGTCTTTATTCCAACAATCGCTTTgacattttggaattttgatgaTGATCAGACGTTTTTCTTCAATCTTTCAATGATTCTCATCTCAATTGCTTGCTTTGGTTCACTTGGATTGATGGCTGGAGGTGTTTTGGGACTTTCTGCTCTTTTCCCATCACAATAT actcAAGCGGTGATGGTTGGTCAATCATTTGCTGGCGTACTTGCCGCATTGATGAGTATTCTCTGTCAAGCAGTGACTTCCGATGTGATTCTCAATGGACAAATGTATTTTGGATTCAGTTTAATTATGTGCTTTATCAGTTTAGCAACATATTACTATCTTACAACTTTGACGCCTCCAATGATAACTGATGATGGATCAGAAGGGTtgattgaaaatgaagaagaagttAGTATTGAGGCACAGGCAAACCATTTTCCACCGATTGACTCTGATAATTCTGGACAAACGGAGGAACATCAATTACCGAAATGGACAATGTATACGGATATTATtagaaaa TCCGCAATCGATTTGACAACAATTTCCGTTGTTCTTATTGTAACATTGGCCGCATATCCTGGACTGACTAGTCTCGTGCACAGTACATCTCGGAATCATACTTGGAATT ccTATTTCTCCGCAGTCGCATCGTTCCTACTGTACAATGTTGGAGATCTTATTGGAAGATCCAGTGCCAATTCACTTCGACTT tcacCAAAATACCTGCTGATCATCTCATTTCTGCGATTCGCATTGATTCCAATGATTGCAATGTGTAATGTTGCTCCACGAGCACATACTCATGCACTTATTCCATATGACGGTGTTTTTGTTCTTCTTGTAATTCTATTGTCAACTTCTCATGGATTCTGTATTACAAATGCGACAATTGGAGCGACGAC atcaattgATAAGGATAGCCGTGAACTCGCTGGAAGTATCATTGCATTATTCGGTGTAACTGCTGCAATGTTTGGTGGAGTTCTGGGAGTTTTGATTATCAAATTAGTTTGA
- the ent-6 gene encoding Equilibrative nucleoside transporter 1 (Confirmed by transcript evidence): MIWGHILVVVVFIPTIALTFWNFDDDQTFFFNLSMILISIACFGSLGLMAGGVLGLSALFPSQYTQAVMVGQSFAGVLAALMSILCQAVTSDVILNGQMYFGFSLIMCFISLATYYYLTTLTPPMITDDGSEGLIENEEEVSIEAQANHFPPIDSDNSGQTEEHQLPKWTMYTDIIRKSAIDLTTISVVLIVTLAAYPGLTSLVHSTSRNHTWNSYFSAVASFLLYNVGDLIGRSSANSLRLSPKYLLIISFLRFALIPMIAMCNVAPRAHTHALIPYDGVFVLLVILLSTSHGFCITNATIGATTSIDKDSRELAGSIIALFGVTAAMFGGVLGVLIIKLV; the protein is encoded by the exons ATGATTTGGGGACACATTCTTGTCGTCGTCGTCTTTATTCCAACAATCGCTTTgacattttggaattttgatgaTGATCAGACGTTTTTCTTCAATCTTTCAATGATTCTCATCTCAATTGCTTGCTTTGGTTCACTTGGATTGATGGCTGGAGGTGTTTTGGGACTTTCTGCTCTTTTCCCATCACAATAT actcAAGCGGTGATGGTTGGTCAATCATTTGCTGGCGTACTTGCCGCATTGATGAGTATTCTCTGTCAAGCAGTGACTTCCGATGTGATTCTCAATGGACAAATGTATTTTGGATTCAGTTTAATTATGTGCTTTATCAGTTTAGCAACATATTACTATCTTACAACTTTGACGCCTCCAATGATAACTGATGATGGATCAGAAGGGTtgattgaaaatgaagaagaagttAGTATTGAGGCACAGGCAAACCATTTTCCACCGATTGACTCTGATAATTCTGGACAAACGGAGGAACATCAATTACCGAAATGGACAATGTATACGGATATTATtagaaaa TCCGCAATCGATTTGACAACAATTTCCGTTGTTCTTATTGTAACATTGGCCGCATATCCTGGACTGACTAGTCTCGTGCACAGTACATCTCGGAATCATACTTGGAATT ccTATTTCTCCGCAGTCGCATCGTTCCTACTGTACAATGTTGGAGATCTTATTGGAAGATCCAGTGCCAATTCACTTCGACTT tcacCAAAATACCTGCTGATCATCTCATTTCTGCGATTCGCATTGATTCCAATGATTGCAATGTGTAATGTTGCTCCACGAGCACATACTCATGCACTTATTCCATATGACGGTGTTTTTGTTCTTCTTGTAATTCTATTGTCAACTTCTCATGGATTCTGTATTACAAATGCGACAATTGGAGCGACGAC atcaattgATAAGGATAGCCGTGAACTCGCTGGAAGTATCATTGCATTATTCGGTGTAACTGCTGCAATGTTTGGTGGAGTTCTGGGAGTTTTGATTATCAAATTAGTTTGA
- the F36H2.4 gene encoding DUF4956 domain-containing protein (Confirmed by transcript evidence), with amino-acid sequence MSFWDNPSLVARRICRIRLIVIVQIYAVIFVLCGLCRVGSAIFGEQSFTNQMSTYQMIVEGYLIALLICARSRTLFIVFSVYLMYRISSLSVGITTSLYNIEEDLNFVIVDVSTLFIYTSALLTFSLIGFG; translated from the exons ATGTCGTTTTGGGATAATCCAAGTCTTGTTGCCCGAAGAATTTGCCGTATTCGTCtgatt GTGATAGTACAGATATATGCAGTTATTTTTGTATTATGTGGACTTTGTCGTGTTGGATCAGCAATTTTTGGTGAACAATCTTTTACGAATCAAATGTCCACATATCAAATg attGTTGAAGGATATCTCATCGCATTGTTAATATGTGCAAGATCCAGAAcacttttcatagttttttcagtttatttg atgtatcGTATATCTTCTTTATCAGTTGGTATCACGACTTCCTTGTATAATATCGAAGAAGATTTAAACTTTGTCATTGTGGATGTATCTACACTTTTTATATATACAAGTGCTCTCTTAACGTTCAGCTTGATTGGATT tggctAA
- the F36H2.6 gene encoding uncharacterized protein (Confirmed by transcript evidence), producing the protein MSFFVFFKQIKEADNLKTRKEKMWIIVPVMTFPHILIFNYIFHFFICIYYNTMNYFFCGIIFLAVTVVLTIFSKKQLNSLITCFFSVLAFPSFLALGIWMITENYNSVKVSKRPAPTLASCFFLSLMNLFSIWSFLVLGGVIKPSENKEKSQKSTVSVKLSE; encoded by the exons atgtcatTCTTC GTTTTCTTCAAACAAATAAAAGAAGCGGATAATTTGAAGACTCGAAAGGAGAAAATGTGGATCATTGTTCCTGTTATG acatttccacacattcttatttttaactacatttttcatttcttcataTGCATCTATTATAATACAATGAATTATTTCTTTTGTGGAATT ATCTTTCTGGCAGTCACCGTGGTTTTaacaatattttccaaaaagcaaCTCAATTCTTTaattacttgttttttctca GTTCTCGCATTCCCGTCCTTCTTAGCATTGGGAATTTGGAtgataactgaaaatt acaattcagTGAAAGTATCAAAACGTCCTGCTCCAACTCTTGCCTCGTGTTTTTTCTTATCCCTGATGAACTTATTTTCGatttggtcatttttggtATTGGGTGGAGTTATTAAACCATCGGAAAATAAAGAGAAGAGTCAAAAGAGCACTGTTTCAGTAAAACTGAGTGAATAA